The Toxotes jaculatrix isolate fToxJac2 chromosome 14, fToxJac2.pri, whole genome shotgun sequence genomic interval GTTGTTCTTtggtttccttttgtttgtgaAGATGCACAGAGTGTGAGAAATTAAAAAGGGGTGTTGTAAGTGCATCTGTGTTCCGAGCAGAGATTATTACATTAGCGGCAGCAAGAAAAACCCCTGCAACAAAGAATGTACTGAATATGCTGCACACTTGCTGCTGTAGCACAACTAATTTAATGGTCCCCAGTTCACCATTTCATGATATGTCATCATCTCACAAACGAAAGGCTGAGGCAGTGTAGCCACTTAAATGGGGGCAGGCACTAATCACAGTCAAACAAGATGCAGTATAATGAGTTTTGACAGCCAGTCCCCCACAGTTTTTACTCAAGTAAATCCTTGATATTTCATAAATCTTACAGCATGGAATGCTTTCGGGCTATCATCTTCCCTGAGAACACAGggcaaataaataatattatggATTATgtacacagctggaaaaaaaaacagaaaaaaaaaaatcagtgtaaaaCACAGATTGCACTGATGATGTAAGCTTGTTGTTGACTTTCCCAGTCTGAATGACTGAGCAAAGGATAGGGGGTGGGGTGTCATTAATCCATGGCTAGTGATGACCAGACAAGCAAAAAGGAGGTGTAGTGGGGGATGGGCGAGGACGCTCTTGTTATGACTGGTGCTTGGCTGCGGGACAAACTTCAGGAGGCCtcggtattttttttttttttccatctcattGGTCGGTTTCAGTGAGGAAATTAGGCTCCATTTTGCTGTGAACCCATCAAACGGACCAGGAGCTAATATTTAAATCAACGCTGGAGGACGGTTTTTAAACTTAAGCAAACCGCGACGTGCTGTTTGGCGCGTTTGGAAAATAGGTTAGTTGTCTATACAGCATTATAATTTTAGCGCCACATGGTACAAATTTGAAATAACGCTGTTGATGAATAGGCATCTGTTGGCTATTATTCTTACGTAAGTAGCCCATCCCGCTCTGAAACAGTCGATGGCGGAGACGGTGAATATAATGTCCACCGCCGTCGTCACGGGTTAATCGTTATATTGAGCTTTAGTGAGTGGCGCTTTGAAATAACAGTAGGTACAGGCAGCTCATTTGTGCATGTCAGGTCACTCCACTGTGTCGAATGTCTGAAGCCGTTGCTGGCTTCTTACCGCCTGGCTTTAGCTTTAATATTATAACCCAACGACAGTTAATATATGTGCGAAAACTATCTGGCTTGCAATCGACTGAATAGATAACATGGTATGACTTGAACACAAGAGCTGTGGAAGATATCGGCAATTGAAAGGTTTTATCCAAGGAGGTACGAGATTATAGCAACACTGTCATTAGCATAAGCATGCTAGTGTTAGCTAGCTCGCTAGCGTGTTAGCAGGTTTAGAGTGATACCGACGGGCTGACGATCTCACGGTCCTCGTTAGAAATGTTGTTTTAAGTAATCTAACTTAACGTTTCTGGAGTCAAGTGttctaaaaatatttaaataaaacgcTAATTCATACAGGGTGAGGTACATTAGTTTAGCCGCTAGCTGTTGGTGACCTGCTTCAAATTAGCGAAATCTTAAACCGCCTTGCCTGAGTGGCATGTGTGGTGACGGGTACGGCCGCCGCCAAGGCAAAACTAATGTAAACTCATACGTTAGCCGGGAAGCTAACGTTACCTAGCTCGTGGCAGTGTGTGTTAAATGGGAAGCTGCTAATTGCAAGTTAGCGGGGTAAATTCGAAGACAACGTAAGCGCTGTGTGTTTAGCCGACAATCGCGTACAATAAGTTAGAAGCGCCGTCAAAGCCCGTTCCCATTTCGCACTGGCACATCCACTTAGTGACCCATGACATGTGGGCAATCGTCAGCCTGCCGTTACATTACAACCGTGATGAGTTGTATTAAATGATTGTTACACACAATTCATTCGGCGGTGCAAcgtatttctgttttctgcaaacAGAAAAGGGGGCATGTGGTTCATGCTTGTTTTAAAGCGGTAAAGTGCATTTTGTGTCATTCATTGACACATACTGTGCCACAGGTCTGGTGTCTGGCTGCCTCAACCAGCGTGTCGGTTAACGTACACACTGTAGTTTGTTCACCCCATTCACTCCCCGCCGTGTGTGGGGGATGGGCAGTGTATTTCCGCCAGTAGCCtgccatgcttttttttttcgctaATTTAGCTACCGGCAGATTAGCATGGTGACATAACTGATATGCATTTAACTTGCACGAAATCAGTATGAGCTGATATGAAGGCCCTGCAGTCACACCGAATGAAATGgcgacaaaaacaaaatctcaaaGACACAACTGAGCGTAACTTCATTCAAAAAGAGGACTACACCTCAGTCCTTGGCCCCAGTTTGTGATCCAGTATCAGAAGTTGGTTATGTTAGTATTGTGGACGACAAGCATCTAAAACATATCTTTACTAAATCAAATTGTCAGTGACGTGTCTGTATTTCATTTACTCTATGCTCTACCCTAAGCACACTTCCCCTTTTAATTACAGTCCTCTGGGCATAGCACAAATGTCCTTTGGCTGTTTTGGCTTTTTACATTGCTGACCCAGTTTCTCTCATTGTTTGGTGACACACCCCTCTGTTCATAACACTCTCCCCTGGCTGCCTTTTCACCCACTCTCTGACACTCTGCTGCTAAAATGCCCATTCTATTTAAGGTCATTtgtcacagcactgacagagaaTCGCATGGAGTCTTCTGTGAACATTTGACAGGCCCTGCCTGGTTCTCGTGCTGCTTGCTGCTACACTTGTGCAAAGTGTTAATTAGACATTACTTGGAAAACTGGGGTCAGATTACCGAACTACAGTCCATGGTGGGAGATGGTCTGAAGCGTATAAAGCATGCCAAGCATGCCTAACCCAATTATTGAATGGAAtgaatgattttaatttttcttgTTTGTAAAATTATTGATAGGAATACTTCAACAAAAGATGTAGTTGTACagagtattgatttttttctataacattttGAAGTGATTTCATCATGGAGAAACAATGTAATCTGTATTATTTATATAATTAAGGCATGATTTCCACCAGTGAAGTTACTTCAGCACAATTCATGAGTTGGGAGAGGtgaattcatttttctttcttgttcttctcAGGGACTGAGAGTTCTTGATGAGGACAGCAGAGCTATGATGCACCTCTGAAGACATCGTGATCACATGGGTAGTGTatctcactttattttttttttgatgcacaGAATTTGGTTTTGCCTCTTTTTGTGGTTGCATACTTATATTGATGCATGGAAGATCACATTGCTATGCCAAAGTGTCAGGAATCAGAGGTATGAATTTAGCCTCCCTTTCAGCCAGTGGGAGGATGGTGTACAGGAATGACTCAGACAAGACTAACAGTTAATGTTACACACGTCCCAGAAATGGCTTAGAACATCCATAATTTTCACCGTACAATACCTAAAATAATCCAGTTCTTTACATAACTGTTGCAGTAATCAAGAGCTTTAATCAGTTACCACTGCAGCTGTTCACTGGCATGTAAGTGTAATGAATGTCCAGCATGCCTTGTTGTTTCAACAATGAGCTGAGCTTATGTGTTGGAGAAGTGGTTGTTGTGGTGCCAAGCAAAGGAGAAACTGATAAAGGCCGTACAACATTAGTGGCATTCACTGTTGTTTTGAGGTCATAAGGTTGGTCTGAGTCGTGTTATTAATACGATGGTTCCGCTGCTGAATTGCTGCACACTGCCCTAGGTTTGGTGGGGTGTGGCAGTGGTTCAGTACACTTTGGTTTTCTgttgaaatgaatgaacattATTGTTGAACATAGACTTTCTATTCAAAACTCAGGTCTGCAATAATGGAACCAGTGgcattaaatcaaatttaacaTTGGTGTGcagtaatgtgtttgtttgttttgaaagagCACCTATATTGTGTGTGATTGTAGGTCCACACTGTGGGGGTTTCTCAGGTGGacttttttgtttgtacatgtgactctgtttgtttgttgccttTTACACCTGTGTAAATTATTTAGAAATATTTCGTGGTAACTCAAAGTCCATCAGTATTGTTGAAGGTCCTTTTCAGGGGTAAGTGAGGCTGAAAGTGAGGGGGGAGGAAGTGGGGTAAGAGTTAGCAACATGACACATAGAAACCAACTCGTACTTTCATTTATAACTAAGATtaatcagtgctgctgtttttaagtttgtaatttcttattttcttaattGTGATTAGCTGCATGCTAAAGCACTtattgaaaaacatttgttgcAGTGTTAATCTTCACTGTAAATGAGGATGGGTCATTTTCATGTGTACCTCCAGAGTCTAGTTAGCAGCTTGATCACTCCCCTGGAGAAAgaatcacagcttaatgatatAAATAGTGACGTGTCAGCGCTCTTGATAGAGCCAGTGATCAGCCCCAATGTTCATAAAACAGAAGATGAATATGTCGACCTATTCTTGTAACCAAGCTCTGACCCTGTCCATTGCTCCTGCGTCACTTGTATGGCAATGACATTTTGCCGGCACCCTTTGAAAGCAGGTTAGTATTAGATAAGCAGAAGTGTTATATCAACATGATTGTAGTGCACCTTAACTGTACCGAgccttaaagaaaaaaaatggaaaaacagcgTACTCTAGCAGCCTGAGCACAGCACTGGTGCCATGGAAAAAGACCATATATTGttgaaattatgttttatttcatggtGAAAGATTGTTCTCATGTATTGTTGGCGTCACACTAAACAGAAGTCTGTTCTGTAAGTTATTCTGGTTGTGTCGAGACATTTGCTCAGTTCTACTGGTAGTCCCTCACTGTGAGAAACACTAGCCATCAGGACTTTGTGACCACCTTGTTAAGGATTGCTGAAGGGCTTCTACTAGATTCCAGGCCTCTTGGTTCAGTTGGTCTTGGATCTCAGCCTCTGGGATGCGGCAGAAGACATGTTGACTTTTTCAGCGGGCTGGCACGATGGAAACAGTAGAGGTTCTGTCCTTTGGCCAGACCCCTTGTTTATTTCCATAGTCCCATTTAAACAGTGCGGGTTCTGCATGAATAAATATGGAGGCCCGACACAAGAACTGTACAATCTGTTATTGCTGAGGTTTAAAACCCATCTAATCCAGACATTTTGGTCCAAAATACCCCGCCTGCCTCGTGAAGACGGCTGGTAATTATTTCCAGTTGTAGGTTAATGAATGGAAACTGGTGCCCTGCCTAGAGCCAGGAGGTTTCTGCAGCCACCAAATGTAGAGAGGAACGAGACATCACTATTTATCAAATGGCAGATCACAGTTTACGTTTGCCTACTTCCATGTTCTGAAGTTGCAAGATCTAGGTCAAGCAaggtgatgtgttttctttaacctcttcctcttctctatTTTCATCGCGTGTGCCAGTTTGGAAGTTAGCTCGTAGTGTAACACCAtcctcggtgtgtgtgtgtgtgtgtgtgtgtgtgagacagttcGCTTTTACACCTGGCTCAGTGCCACTGCACGTCATCTTACGTTTTACTATCCATTTATGTTTCTGTGGGATGTTAATGCACGAGATGATGGAGATATTTTGAAGATAGGAGTAAAAGCTGCTTTCAGCTCATTTCTATGATGTGTAATTCCATCACCTCTGAATAGGCAAAGACTCTCTTTTCTGTGGTTGGATTTTACAGGCTCCTATCCTGTGCTGACCCAATGGTTTAATCACCAGGACTAAAAATGAGCATAAGCAGTGATGAGGTCAATTTCCTGGTTTACAGATACTTGCAAGAGTCAGGTAAGTGTGACAGagactcctttttttttcagtaaataaCTTTCTGTGAATTACActgttttcagtatttctgattatttaaaatgaaaagtgttacactgctgctgttgaactTTGACTCAATCCTACTTTCCAAATGATCGTGCTTCCTACAGGCTTCTCCCACTCAGCGTTCACCTTTGGCATAGAGAGCCACATCAGCCAGTCCAACATCAATGGAGCCCTGGTGCCCCCTGCTGCCCTCATCTCCATCATCCAGAAGGGCCTGCAGTATGTGGAGGCTGAAGTCAGCATCAATGAGGTCAGTTGCTATCTTTACACCATCAGCTACTAATTAGTGTAAGCGTACAACAAATTGGGAAAAGGAAGTGCTCTGTTGGCTTATACATTGACTAGTTGTTCATTATTGTTTTGGTGATGTGCAATAATGTCTACTTTAACAAGAAATCTGTATTCACATAAAGAAAGTGTGGTTACATAAAGTTTCATGTGTTCTGTGTAGGATGGGACCTTATTTGACGGGCGGCCCATCGAGTCGCTGTCTCTGATCGATGCTGTGATGCCAGATGTAGTCCAGACCAGACAGCAGGCCTACAGAGACAAGctggcccagcagcagcaggctgcgGCAGGCAGTGGCAGCGGCACAGGACCCCAGGGAAGCGCAAAAAATGGAGAGGGTGCTGCCAACGGGGAGGAAAACGGACCCCACACTTTAGCCAGTAAGCTAGCTCATGGTTTTTCAGCCTCTGAATCAGCTTCTTAATAAacagctgtgtttccttgtgtgtgggtggaaaaaaaaatggtcgGCCACCCTGCAAGACTTTTTTTCCCTAAGCTTATGCAGGATGTTATTTTGGTGCTAAATACTTCGACATTGTAAGATTGAACTTTAAAAGTTTAGTCGTGTAAGCTGTTTGGGATTCGACCCTTTATCACATATAGAATATTTAACGTTGGATAATAcataaaagtccaaaacaaTAATCAAAAGAGACTAAATTATACAGTGTATGGTTCGGCAATTTTTATcacattatatttatttattataaaaagTAATGTAATGTATCATGGTATTGAATTTTTCCCCTCATAAGTAAAGTGATAGATAAAACTCTACTGCTAAATTCAGCAGAACATGACTTGAATGTTGTAAAAGACTGTAAGGCACTTCTTATTGCATGGACTTAAACCTAACCCCCTTCATTAACCAGTTCCCTTAGGGGAAATCTTTCTCTGCGTGTGCgtgcttctgtgtgtgagtatgatTTGTTCCCTCTTTCTCGTGACAGCTGCAGGACAACTTTGGGGATTGTGTCTGGTGTAAAATGTCTGTGGCTTGCTTGGTATTACATAAAGCTACTCTGGTGTTTTCCTCGTACCCGCACGTGTTTCCTCCTGGTTTTGTTCTGCCTGTGCCCATGTCTTTACTCACCTTCTCCTAGCACACAGTTGTGTGGTTTAgcacagaagagaaaatgtggCCTGGTTGTTTACTTTCAAAACCTCTTTCCTTTTCCCGTTTTAATCAACTTCAGAATCAAATTATAGACTGCTTCTGAGGTTCGCACAGGGTGAACGTTAGCTTACTCACTCACAGTGTCTAGCATTGGCTTGATAAGTTGTATTTTACACTCAGTGCCTACCCTTTGGACAAGCTGTGTTTGGTACAAACACTCTTGGCTTTTCAGAAACAGCACAGCCTGCTCTTTAATTCcacagctgtcagctgtttAGGCTGGTGTTCACTCAGTGTAGCACCGTTTACTTGACTCTTGTCAAGAAACACTGGTGTCGTCATTCTGTTTGAATTAACAACATCAGACAATGAAGTACACGTGTGCTGCTGTGGGACTGGAGGTTCCTCGGAAATTAGATATTGTCAAACGTTGTTAAAATTGATCCAGTTTGCTTGCCTGGTTGTTAATATACTTTGCTGGTGTATCAGATACAGCCTTTGTGTTTTGGGAGAAACTGGTTATTCATTTCAAAAGCTATTTTACTGGAAGCAGTGATTCATtacatatgtttttattttccattaccTTCCACAACTGCAGTTGTATCATCCTTACCTTCAGAGCAGTAGGACAGTGGATGTGATTACTCTTATGCAAACCTTTAGTTAATGgttttctctgtgcttctctcttcctcctgtaGATCACCACTCAGAGATGATGGAGGTAGACAGGGACGTGGAGATCCCCCAGAGTAAAGCCATGGTCCTGAGGGGCCACGAGTCCGAAGTTTTTATCTGTGCCTGGAACCCAGTGAACGACCTCCTCGCTTCTGGGTCAGTATCACCACATCATCCCTCTGAGTGCACGTGGTTTTCACTGCTCATACAGTGTCAGGGATAGGAAGGAAATGTGCCATACTCTTACTAGGACACTCGCATCATATAATGTGTTAGTCTGTTTTAATTACATGTTAATCACATTGTTACCAATAAATTCTTACATTTGACACACATCTTGTTTGTGGCCCAGAGTAGGCTGAGTTGTTTAACTTAGATGGACATACATGAGATAATTGAAAACGCAATCTTTGTCTCTTATGGGTCAGCAAGCTAATTTTTCAGAGAAAACTTTGGATTAATGAGAAGAGTAACAATTGTTTCTCATGTCCCAACTCATTTATCACTACTTAAGTAATCTTTGTTGACAAGAGTCATTGTTTTTCCAGTGTCTTTGTCCCAGATGTTTATTAAAGAGCAAAGCATATTTCAGAATATTACTTTGAAGCTGGGCGTGTCACAGATTTTCCAGTAACAGCTAATGACTAAAGGCTTATTgcctatgtaaaaaaaaaaaacaacaacaacgaatTAACTGAATACTTATTTCTCAAAGCAACCCCCTTTTGACTGATCAGTAGACGAAGGGGGGGAGGGCAGCCTTAGAGTTATGTCTGAGTGCAGTCTTGTATTCTTGTACAACAGTTTGGTGGGTTAACGGAGGGATTTAAGTGCTATGTGTCAAACCAAGATGTTTACTTGAGTTTTACCATCGTTAACAGTCTGCATTACTTGTTTTTGACAGGGTGCCTCAAGAGTAGGGTTGGTTTGTGTTAACACCACACACTTCTTAGCTGATCAGGCCAAACCACAAAGATTGCATTTTAATATGTTCTCGTTTAAATTCACAGCTTTGTTAGTCTGCAGTTTAAACAAATCCTCTCAATGAATCAGCTATCTCCTTTTTATGTTGTCGTGCGTTTACATCTCCTCCCCTTCGTCCTACTGTGTTTGTCAACATAGCTCATGGGAAATCCCTAAAATTCTGAACAGTCGCACAGATGGTAAAAGAAGCAAAGTACATGTGATTGGATAAGATGCACCAGCTGGTCTTATCATGATTCCCTGGAGTAGAGATAATGAAATTCAAAAAAACATCCATCCCACTATAGGGTTTGTCTGGCAGTAAAAGGGCCATCACCCTGAGCCATAACAAAAATTTTCATCACTGCACATGAATCGATGCCTTGGTCAGTGGAGAGAAGTGATTTAACTTTgccagacaaaacaaaaacaaggatTAGAGGGAATCATCATTTATGTAAAACCTTGTTAGACTTTTTCCTGCGTAAAGGATTCTGTTTAGTGTTAATTTAGAAACGTAGCCAGCCCAACAGAGGTGAGTATTAAGCTGGATACGTGTACTGTGTATTCAGCATATTCCTGCTACTAATCATGGGCACACTGCTGGAGAGAAGTACAGTCACTCTGCCACAGTCCTGTAACATAAGAGGGGCTCCATAAACAGTAGATGTCCACACAAACGATGTCAAAGTTGCTGAGTTTTGTGCTTGTAaaatttctttcttctcttttctcaacAGATGATGTGAAAATTATTTAATAgggtttttaaaagtttttggaTTTAATACTGGGTTTGTGTTAAGTAGAATATCTTAAAACCTCAGCCTTACTCAAGAGCAACAATGGTCAGTCTCATACCATTTTTAGTACTGATTTTAAAGGTCAAAGCCAAGTTATTGTGCCTAATGTTaggttatctgtgtgtgtgtgtgtgtctgtgtgtggattgACACGGGCAGGTCCGGGGACTCAACAGCACGGATCTGGAACCTGAGTGAGAACAGCACAGGCGGATCCACCCAGCTGGTTCTGAGGCACTGCATACGGGAAGGGGGCCAGGACGTACCCAGCAACAAAGACGTCACCTCACTAGACtggaatgtgagtgtgtgcatgtgtgtgtgtgtgtagttgaaCACTATGATTGTGCGCGTCTGTTCCACTGAGTGCAGTTTTTAGTAATCTAATctagtgctgtgtgtgcatgcctgtggCCACTACTTCTGCTAAAGGCATTTCTTCCAACCAGATATATGGGGGCGAGTCACTCCTGCAGGGGAACAGGCCTTCTACACTGCTCAGCTGCAATCCCATTTTTTCCCCTTAGAAGTGCAAGTCAATGCACAATGCACTAATATTTATATCTGTCATTAACTATTTGTTACAGTACAAGCCTCATTAATAAAGACAGTGGAATATACCGGTGAAATAAGGCACAATAATGAACCAAAATGTGcacatgaatctgaaaaaagATCAAATGCAACTGAGTTCAAACCAATAAGAatcacctctgtctctttcagagTGAGGGAACGTTGCTGGCAACAGGCTCATATGATGGCTTTGCTAGAATATGGACAAAAGACGGTAAGATTCTCAGCTTCCACTGCAAGGATGTATGGgtgatgaaatgtttttgctctctttctaaattgctttgtattttttacattttcaggtaACCTGGCCAGTACTTTGGGTCAACATAAAGGTCCTATATTTGCGCTCAAGTGGAATAAGAAAGGAAACTTCATCCTCAGTGCTGGTGTAGACAAGGTAAAGCACATTGACCTAAGCCAGTGGTATTAAAATGATTCTCTACAAACATTAGTTGTTGAAAGGGAAAGGCACCAGCATATGGACAGCATGTAAACCACAGACAGGCCTGTGatatcacacactgtcctcaGTATATAACTGCATGTCAGCGTGTGCTTACAGTTCACTGATGTGAAGGTCTGACATCTGAGCGAGATGCATTTCCATCAAACGTCAGATGCTCTCATCCAGAAACAGTTTATGGATGTTGTTAAACATTGCCATCTAGTGTACTGAAGTGTAATAACATGCACAGTGTCACCTTCAGCATACAAGTGCTGCTGTCTTGCAGGTTTAAAAAGGTCTCAGGTGTACAACAtctaaatgaatataaataataaaaatctccTCCTTTATACAGACCACAATTATTTGGGACGCACACACGGGAGAGGCAAAGCAGCAATTTCCTTTCCACTCGGGTGAGTGACAGGAGTCAGCTGGATTGTTCCACATGACTTTTCATgtaacagtttctgtttttcgACAGATATTACCTTTTGCTGAATTGCAGTGAGACCATAGTGAGAatgaatttcatttttctgtcaccaAATCTTTGCCACACACTGGGACTGATAACATTGGCTCGGCCACATTCAGCTTAGCTTTAATCATTTTGCacaacagctctgctctgcGACAGTGTTTGGTtgaatgtgtttgaatgtgacCGTATCAGAACAGACCCTCAAATGAATGTGCACATTGTATGTTATAGTTTTGAAACCAGTGTCTTCACTTACAGTATTATTGTTAATTAAGATCCATTGTGGCAATGAGAAATTTGTACTCAGACCATAATATTCATGTTAGCATCTCACGCTCAGCCTGTATATCTCActaaactctgtctctgtctcccaaCAGCACCTGCTCTGGATGTAGACTGGCAAAGCAACAACACGTTTGcctcctgcagcacagacaTGTGCATCCATGTGTGTAAGCTGGGTCAGGACAGACCTGTCAAGACCTTCCAGGGACACACGGTAAGACACGAGTCTTCTGTGTGAGCGCCAAGTACCAAATACACCACTGTTAGATAATATGAGGGGTGTTTGGGGACCCCTGCAGTTTCTGATCAGAGCTttaatgttcatttaaaaaaactttaaccACTTCTGTTGAAAACACATACTTTTATAAATCAGTTATCGGGATGCACAGACATACTGGATGTTAATTTAAGAGTATTACTCTAAGTACATTGTGTCTAAatcacagtcacattttttgtttaactTGCATTTTACTCTCTGTAGAATGAGGTCAACGCCATCAAGTGGGATCCTACTGGCAGCTTGTTGGCCTCCTGCTCTGATGACATGACACTCAAGGTCAGTCCACTCAACAAACACATGTAG includes:
- the tbl1xr1b gene encoding F-box-like/WD repeat-containing protein TBL1XR1b isoform X2 — translated: MSISSDEVNFLVYRYLQESGFSHSAFTFGIESHISQSNINGALVPPAALISIIQKGLQYVEAEVSINEDGTLFDGRPIESLSLIDAVMPDVVQTRQQAYRDKLAQQQQAAAGSGSGTGPQGSAKNGEGAANGEENGPHTLANHHSEMMEVDRDVEIPQSKAMVLRGHESEVFICAWNPVNDLLASGSGDSTARIWNLSENSTGGSTQLVLRHCIREGGQDVPSNKDVTSLDWNSEGTLLATGSYDGFARIWTKDGNLASTLGQHKGPIFALKWNKKGNFILSAGVDKTTIIWDAHTGEAKQQFPFHSAPALDVDWQSNNTFASCSTDMCIHVCKLGQDRPVKTFQGHTNEVNAIKWDPTGSLLASCSDDMTLKIWSMKQDSCVHDLQAHNKEIYTIKWSPTGPGTNNPSANLMLAR
- the tbl1xr1b gene encoding F-box-like/WD repeat-containing protein TBL1XR1b isoform X1, which gives rise to MSISSDEVNFLVYRYLQESGFSHSAFTFGIESHISQSNINGALVPPAALISIIQKGLQYVEAEVSINEDGTLFDGRPIESLSLIDAVMPDVVQTRQQAYRDKLAQQQQAAAGSGSGTGPQGSAKNGEGAANGEENGPHTLANHHSEMMEVDRDVEIPQSKAMVLRGHESEVFICAWNPVNDLLASGSGDSTARIWNLSENSTGGSTQLVLRHCIREGGQDVPSNKDVTSLDWNSEGTLLATGSYDGFARIWTKDGNLASTLGQHKGPIFALKWNKKGNFILSAGVDKTTIIWDAHTGEAKQQFPFHSAPALDVDWQSNNTFASCSTDMCIHVCKLGQDRPVKTFQGHTNEVNAIKWDPTGSLLASCSDDMTLKIWSMKQDSCVHDLQAHNKEIYTIKWSPTGPGTNNPSANLMLASASFDSTVRLWDVERGVCIHTLTRHQEPVYSVAFSPDGRHLASGSFDKCVHIWNTQTGALVHSYRGTGGIFEVCWNATGDKVGASASDGSVCVLDLRK